The Enterococcus rotai genome includes a window with the following:
- the tsf gene encoding translation elongation factor Ts: protein MADISAKLVKELRDMTGVGMMDAKRALVAVEGNMEAAVDHLRENGMAKAAKKNDRVAAEGLANVASNGNFAAIVEVNSETDFVSKNEMFQDLVKKIATEIATNKPATLEEALAIKTDKGTLETELIEATTVIGEKISFRRFELVEKADNAAFGAYLHMGGRIAVLTVLEGTTDEEVAKDVAMHVAAINPRYVNETQIPQEELEHEKSILSEQALNEGKPANIVEKMVVGRLNKFKAEISLVDQPFVKDPDMTVEKYVASKGATVKSFIRFEVGEGIQKREDNFADEVMSQIKK, encoded by the coding sequence ATGGCAGATATTTCAGCAAAATTAGTTAAAGAATTACGCGACATGACTGGTGTCGGTATGATGGATGCAAAAAGAGCATTAGTAGCAGTAGAAGGTAACATGGAAGCGGCAGTTGATCATTTACGTGAAAATGGTATGGCCAAAGCTGCTAAGAAAAATGATCGTGTTGCAGCTGAAGGTTTAGCAAATGTTGCTTCTAATGGTAACTTTGCAGCAATCGTTGAAGTGAACTCTGAAACTGACTTTGTTTCTAAAAACGAAATGTTCCAAGATTTAGTTAAAAAAATCGCAACTGAAATTGCAACAAACAAACCAGCTACCTTAGAAGAAGCTTTAGCAATTAAAACAGACAAAGGCACTCTTGAAACTGAATTAATCGAAGCAACAACTGTTATCGGTGAAAAAATCAGTTTCCGTCGTTTTGAATTAGTAGAAAAAGCTGACAATGCTGCATTTGGTGCTTATTTACACATGGGTGGCCGTATTGCCGTATTAACAGTATTAGAAGGAACAACGGATGAAGAAGTTGCTAAAGATGTTGCGATGCATGTTGCAGCAATCAACCCTCGTTATGTTAACGAAACTCAAATTCCTCAAGAAGAATTAGAACATGAAAAATCAATTCTTTCTGAACAAGCATTAAACGAAGGCAAACCAGCGAATATCGTTGAAAAAATGGTGGTAGGTCGCTTGAACAAATTTAAAGCTGAGATTTCATTAGTGGATCAACCATTTGTTAAAGATCCTGATATGACAGTTGAAAAATATGTTGCGTCTAAAGGTGCGACAGTTAAATCATTTATCCGCTTTGAAGTTGGAGAAGGAATTCAAAAACGTGAAGATAACTTTGCAGACGAAGTAATGAGCCAAATCAAAAAATAA
- the rpsB gene encoding 30S ribosomal protein S2, whose translation MAVISMKQLLEAGVHFGHQTRRWNPKMKKYIFTERNGIYIIDLQKTVKLVDAAYDYMKNVAEDGGVALFVGTKKQAQEAIKDEAIRSGQYFVNHRWLGGTLTNWDTIQKRIKRLKDINKMEEDGTFDVLPKKEVVGLNKQRERLEKFLGGIQDMPRIPDVMYIVDPRKERIAVQEAQKLNIPIVAMVDTNCDPDEIDVVIPSNDDAIRAVKLITAKMADAFIEGNQGEDQAVEEIFVEAAPEAATSIEEIVDVVEGTNDSAE comes from the coding sequence ATGGCAGTAATTTCTATGAAACAATTACTAGAAGCCGGCGTACACTTTGGACACCAAACTCGTCGCTGGAACCCAAAAATGAAGAAATACATCTTCACAGAAAGAAACGGAATCTACATCATTGACTTACAAAAAACAGTTAAATTAGTAGATGCTGCTTACGATTACATGAAAAATGTTGCTGAAGACGGCGGCGTTGCATTATTCGTAGGAACTAAAAAACAAGCACAAGAAGCGATCAAAGACGAAGCGATTCGTTCAGGTCAATACTTTGTTAACCACCGTTGGTTAGGTGGAACATTGACTAACTGGGATACAATCCAAAAACGTATCAAACGTTTGAAAGATATCAATAAAATGGAAGAAGACGGAACGTTTGATGTTCTTCCTAAAAAAGAAGTTGTTGGTTTAAACAAACAACGTGAACGTCTTGAAAAATTCTTAGGTGGTATTCAAGATATGCCTAGAATTCCAGATGTAATGTACATTGTTGACCCTCGTAAAGAACGTATTGCTGTTCAAGAAGCGCAAAAATTGAACATCCCAATCGTAGCGATGGTTGATACAAACTGTGATCCAGATGAAATCGATGTAGTAATCCCATCAAATGATGATGCGATTCGTGCGGTTAAATTGATCACTGCTAAAATGGCTGACGCTTTCATCGAAGGAAACCAAGGTGAAGATCAAGCTGTAGAAGAAATCTTTGTTGAAGCAGCTCCAGAAGCAGCAACTTCAATCGAAGAAATCGTTGATGTTGTTGAAGGCACAAACGATTCAGCAGAATAA
- a CDS encoding carbonic anhydrase family protein — MFPENKSYYHYLGSLTTPPLTENVEWYILKNPVQVSKNQIKKFQEFYDHNNRNIQSLNDRVILEHDE; from the coding sequence ATGTTTCCAGAAAATAAAAGCTATTACCATTATTTAGGTTCACTCACTACACCGCCACTAACTGAAAACGTTGAGTGGTATATTTTAAAGAATCCAGTACAGGTATCAAAAAATCAAATAAAAAAATTCCAAGAGTTTTATGATCATAATAATAGAAATATTCAATCACTAAATGATCGGGTCATTCTTGAACATGATGAATAA
- a CDS encoding TrmH family RNA methyltransferase has product MKEILSTKNTMVKELKKLHKKKYREEKRQYMIEGFHLIEEAVKAGAEIDWILFNQRGKTEWTDWLEQQPDELLIYVSEEVLVSLSELPTPQGLIAIVKMPDDEKKIEFTGGWLLLDNVQDPGNVGTMIRTADAAGLSGVILGEGSSDIFSTKVLRAMQGSNYHLPVIRKPLAGIIAGFKESKVPVYGTELNREAVSYQKITNSKDYALIMGNEGQGVASEFLAMTDQNIYIPIKGAAESLNVAIAAGILMYHLENNN; this is encoded by the coding sequence ATGAAAGAAATTTTATCAACAAAGAATACGATGGTCAAAGAGTTAAAAAAACTACATAAAAAAAAATACCGTGAAGAGAAACGGCAATACATGATCGAAGGATTTCACTTGATTGAAGAAGCTGTTAAAGCAGGGGCTGAAATTGATTGGATCTTGTTTAATCAACGTGGGAAGACTGAGTGGACTGATTGGCTGGAACAACAGCCCGATGAGTTGTTGATTTATGTTTCTGAAGAAGTTCTTGTGTCATTATCAGAATTACCGACACCGCAAGGACTAATCGCAATTGTCAAAATGCCAGATGATGAAAAAAAAATCGAGTTTACAGGTGGTTGGTTGCTTTTAGATAATGTACAAGATCCAGGGAATGTAGGGACGATGATCCGAACAGCAGATGCAGCAGGACTTTCTGGTGTGATACTGGGTGAAGGCAGCTCGGATATATTTAGCACCAAGGTATTGCGAGCAATGCAAGGAAGTAATTATCACTTACCAGTTATTCGAAAACCACTAGCAGGCATTATTGCAGGATTCAAAGAATCGAAAGTTCCAGTTTATGGCACGGAACTAAATCGTGAAGCAGTTTCCTATCAGAAAATAACAAATAGCAAAGACTATGCCTTGATAATGGGAAATGAAGGACAAGGCGTCGCAAGCGAATTTTTAGCAATGACGGATCAAAATATCTATATTCCTATTAAAGGGGCTGCTGAATCCTTAAATGTAGCAATTGCGGCAGGTATATTAATGTACCATTTAGAAAATAATAATTAA
- a CDS encoding acylphosphatase, with translation MRKVRMNVQGRVQGVGFRYMTKMVADELGIHGTVRNEDDGSVSIESFGEDDAMVQFIQKIKDSPSPAGRVTYVDIQEDPLMEEYTSFKVTN, from the coding sequence ATGAGAAAGGTCCGTATGAATGTGCAAGGAAGGGTTCAAGGTGTTGGCTTTCGCTATATGACTAAAATGGTTGCAGATGAATTAGGTATCCACGGCACTGTACGAAATGAAGATGACGGTTCTGTTTCTATCGAATCTTTTGGTGAAGACGATGCTATGGTACAATTTATCCAAAAAATCAAAGACTCTCCTAGTCCTGCAGGTCGTGTTACGTATGTGGATATTCAAGAAGACCCGCTGATGGAAGAATATACTAGCTTCAAAGTAACAAATTGA
- the yidC gene encoding membrane protein insertase YidC, with translation MRKLNKWLLSSGLFTLVLFLSGCVKTGSDGQPTGEGIIYNFLVKPMSSAITYLVDNFNWNYGWAIIFITIIVRLIIMPLGLNQSKKSMIQTEKMQAIKPQIDAAQAKVKEATTREEQMQAQAEMQQVYKENNMSMMGGIGCLPLLIQMPIFSALFFAARYTKGIGDASFFGVNLGQPSMIFVILAGVAYLLQGYLSTIGIPEEQKKTMKSMLIVSPLMIVFMSISSPAGVTLYWVVGGIFSSIQTLITNQFLKPRIKAQVAEELKQNPPKQVITPRKDVTPTQEKTVQKATPQNNTSKKGRNAGKQNRK, from the coding sequence ATGAGAAAATTAAATAAGTGGCTACTGAGTTCTGGCCTATTTACTTTAGTCCTATTTTTATCTGGATGTGTAAAAACGGGATCGGATGGTCAACCAACAGGTGAAGGAATCATCTACAATTTTTTAGTAAAACCAATGAGTAGTGCCATTACATACCTGGTTGATAATTTCAATTGGAATTATGGCTGGGCAATCATTTTTATCACAATCATCGTTCGCCTGATTATTATGCCTTTAGGCTTGAATCAATCGAAAAAAAGTATGATCCAAACAGAAAAGATGCAAGCAATCAAACCTCAAATCGATGCGGCTCAAGCAAAAGTAAAAGAAGCCACTACTCGTGAAGAGCAAATGCAAGCTCAAGCTGAGATGCAACAAGTCTACAAAGAGAACAACATGAGCATGATGGGTGGAATCGGTTGTCTACCATTATTAATCCAAATGCCAATCTTCTCTGCCCTATTCTTTGCTGCTCGTTATACAAAAGGTATCGGGGACGCCTCATTTTTCGGCGTTAATCTTGGCCAACCAAGCATGATTTTCGTTATTTTAGCCGGTGTTGCCTATTTACTTCAAGGATATCTTTCTACTATTGGTATTCCTGAAGAACAAAAGAAAACCATGAAATCAATGTTGATCGTGTCGCCTTTAATGATTGTATTTATGTCAATCAGCTCTCCAGCTGGTGTAACATTATACTGGGTAGTCGGCGGGATTTTCAGTAGTATCCAAACATTAATCACAAATCAATTTTTAAAACCAAGAATCAAAGCGCAAGTAGCAGAAGAATTGAAACAAAATCCACCGAAACAAGTGATTACACCACGTAAAGATGTAACACCAACACAAGAGAAAACAGTACAAAAAGCAACACCTCAAAACAATACTTCTAAAAAAGGCAGAAATGCTGGAAAACAAAATAGAAAGTAA
- a CDS encoding TetR/AcrR family transcriptional regulator has product MDRDTKNTREKIIQVATRLFMDNGYQSTSTRQIAQLAEVTQPNLYHHFKNKEAVYVGVIESLLGDVNEELVLIVEDQHLDTINKLQRFAVCLKTKHPFDFDLMMHDFRTKLTKETQLKLFTLWNQSYKKPLLDLFEKSDFTIRKGLSPEVTTTHFLNTLSPYIKTEHRSSALSIAQVVDLFVFGVSAN; this is encoded by the coding sequence ATGGATAGAGACACGAAAAACACAAGAGAGAAAATCATTCAAGTCGCAACAAGATTATTTATGGACAACGGCTATCAGAGCACCTCGACGAGACAAATCGCACAGTTAGCTGAAGTGACCCAACCTAATTTATATCATCATTTTAAGAATAAAGAGGCCGTTTATGTGGGTGTCATTGAAAGCCTGTTAGGCGATGTAAACGAAGAACTAGTGTTGATTGTGGAAGATCAACATCTTGATACGATCAATAAATTACAAAGATTTGCAGTCTGTCTGAAAACAAAGCATCCATTTGATTTTGATTTAATGATGCATGATTTTCGGACCAAATTAACGAAAGAGACACAACTCAAATTATTTACATTATGGAATCAATCCTACAAGAAACCTTTGTTGGATCTCTTTGAAAAGAGTGATTTTACTATTCGTAAAGGCTTGTCACCAGAAGTTACAACGACACACTTCCTTAACACCTTATCTCCTTATATCAAAACAGAGCACAGAAGCTCCGCATTAAGTATTGCACAGGTAGTTGATTTGTTTGTGTTTGGTGTTTCAGCAAATTAA
- a CDS encoding tryptophan-rich sensory protein, with protein MTKSNSLGTKLLITIIYFVMIAVNAAAVLLPLNGMTTEEVSDTYPNLFAPAGLTFSIWSVIYLGLAGFVVYQWFKPANQSVLNDLQVRRKLSLLFIISSILNSVWLLAWQYLQIDLSVVIMLALLIVLIYTNHMLTNASLTKKDYFFIRLPFSIYFGWITIATIANITAFLVDKNIAVLQNNQVLWTMIILIVGLVIIAATIIRNQDIAYGLATLWAYYGILLKHQALDGWAEAYPEIITTVVICLVILAILCLYETALLFKQKKSVI; from the coding sequence ATGACTAAAAGTAACTCGTTAGGTACAAAATTGTTGATAACGATCATTTATTTCGTAATGATTGCAGTGAATGCTGCAGCTGTTTTATTGCCGTTAAATGGAATGACGACAGAAGAAGTTTCAGATACTTATCCCAATTTATTTGCTCCAGCCGGTTTAACCTTTTCGATTTGGTCGGTAATCTATCTAGGTTTAGCAGGATTTGTTGTGTATCAATGGTTTAAGCCAGCCAATCAATCTGTTTTAAACGACCTGCAAGTTCGCAGAAAACTTAGCCTACTATTTATTATTTCTTCCATTTTAAATAGCGTTTGGCTATTGGCATGGCAATATTTACAAATTGATTTATCAGTGGTGATCATGTTGGCTTTGTTAATCGTTTTGATTTATACAAATCATATGCTGACTAACGCTTCATTAACAAAGAAGGATTATTTTTTTATCCGGTTGCCTTTCAGTATTTACTTTGGCTGGATCACGATTGCAACAATTGCCAACATCACAGCTTTTTTAGTGGATAAAAATATCGCTGTTTTGCAAAATAATCAAGTCTTGTGGACGATGATTATCTTGATCGTGGGTTTAGTCATTATTGCCGCAACAATCATTCGGAATCAAGATATAGCTTATGGTCTAGCAACATTGTGGGCGTATTATGGAATTTTGCTCAAACACCAGGCTCTCGATGGGTGGGCTGAAGCATATCCAGAGATTATTACTACGGTGGTAATTTGTTTAGTAATTTTGGCAATCCTCTGTCTGTATGAAACGGCATTACTTTTTAAACAAAAAAAGAGTGTTATCTAG
- a CDS encoding DUF1295 domain-containing protein, with amino-acid sequence MTILIISGVIFTYFTLLFFLAQYLHNNSIVDLAWGIGFVLVAITGYFIMPQKTTASTIVLVLVTVWGVRLFLHLAKRNIGKPEDYRYVNMRKRWGHHFAKLKAYLNVFVLQGVLLLVVSMPILFVMTSSTDEFYWWNGLGIVIWGVGFAFETIGDAQLTNFKKNGSNHGKLLTTGLWSVTRHPNYFGEALSWWGIFLITLNELRNSWGIIGPLTITLLLLFVSGVPLLEKKYKDRPDFIAYANKTPKFVPFFGKKGL; translated from the coding sequence ATGACTATTTTGATTATTAGTGGTGTTATTTTTACTTATTTTACGTTGCTATTTTTTTTAGCGCAGTATCTTCATAATAATTCAATTGTAGACTTAGCTTGGGGGATTGGTTTTGTTCTTGTTGCAATTACAGGATATTTCATTATGCCCCAAAAAACAACCGCTAGTACAATCGTACTGGTATTAGTGACGGTATGGGGGGTACGCTTGTTTCTTCACTTAGCTAAACGGAACATCGGAAAACCGGAAGACTACCGTTATGTAAATATGAGAAAGCGCTGGGGGCACCATTTTGCAAAGTTGAAAGCTTATCTAAATGTTTTTGTTCTCCAAGGAGTCTTGCTGTTAGTCGTTTCAATGCCGATATTATTTGTCATGACAAGTTCAACAGATGAGTTTTACTGGTGGAATGGATTAGGTATTGTCATTTGGGGTGTAGGGTTTGCGTTTGAAACGATTGGTGATGCTCAGTTGACAAATTTCAAAAAGAACGGCAGTAATCATGGGAAGCTTTTAACAACGGGTCTATGGTCTGTCACAAGACATCCCAATTATTTTGGGGAAGCACTTAGTTGGTGGGGGATTTTTCTGATCACTTTAAACGAGCTGCGAAATAGTTGGGGAATTATCGGTCCCTTGACGATCACTTTATTGCTTTTATTTGTATCAGGTGTTCCTTTGTTAGAAAAAAAATACAAAGATCGTCCGGATTTTATCGCCTATGCAAATAAAACACCAAAGTTTGTTCCATTTTTTGGAAAAAAAGGTCTATAA
- a CDS encoding DegV family protein: MESQLIDYKELINAFQQGAVRVLNEKRELNQINVFPVSDGDTGSNLASLMQAILEETKKESTSVIEVVEKVAEASLIGARGNSGIIFAQYFNGIYNHLLIQEEKNSVTSFVKSVKSAITEAYQAISEPVEGTIITVIRSWAEALSENDPIQGLDQLLPKALTEAEHALENTTKQLKVLQRNQVVDAGAKGFYLFMVGFTQAFVNKETTVPTNNYFDESLDLEVSETQHVNTAEPKFRYCTEVLLDQVTKSKDEIQMDLAPYGDSLIVAVNRNKARIHIHSNQPDEVLHYLSKIGQPMQQKADDMLLQYQINQQKKASIALVTDSIADIPAEYLLANQIHVLPMNILIGDTSYLDKLTIQSKQFFELTNALHDRATSSQPTLKTVENLFSFLETRYEAVIVITVAKKLSGTFHTVKEAAKKKTSSVKIEVIDSKLNSAAQGLLVMNANELIQSGVGFEDVVKHIKNKRNKLKIVVSVDDLDPMIESGRIPQFAGKIAKKINLKPIVSLNEAGEGKLSDFAFSLKGNERKIIQQLEKHHKKNKVRRYVVIHADEEERALQLKNKLSEALGFQPSYMMDISTVVAMSAGQGSIAVAFEEESGD, encoded by the coding sequence ATGGAAAGTCAGCTAATTGACTATAAAGAGTTGATAAATGCATTTCAGCAAGGTGCCGTTCGTGTGCTAAATGAAAAACGAGAATTGAATCAAATCAATGTTTTTCCGGTTTCAGATGGAGATACAGGAAGCAATTTAGCTTCCTTGATGCAAGCCATTCTTGAAGAAACTAAAAAAGAGTCAACATCTGTTATTGAGGTAGTTGAAAAAGTTGCTGAAGCCTCTTTAATAGGAGCCAGAGGAAACTCTGGGATTATTTTTGCTCAATATTTTAATGGAATCTATAATCACTTATTGATTCAAGAAGAAAAAAATTCTGTTACTAGTTTTGTAAAAAGTGTGAAATCAGCAATTACAGAAGCTTATCAAGCAATAAGTGAACCGGTTGAAGGGACGATTATTACGGTTATTCGATCATGGGCAGAAGCCCTTAGTGAAAATGACCCAATACAAGGATTAGATCAATTGTTACCCAAAGCCCTTACAGAAGCAGAACACGCTTTGGAAAATACAACGAAACAATTGAAAGTATTGCAAAGAAATCAAGTGGTAGATGCTGGAGCAAAAGGCTTTTATCTATTTATGGTTGGATTTACTCAAGCATTTGTGAATAAAGAAACTACAGTTCCGACGAACAATTATTTTGATGAGTCGCTTGATTTAGAAGTGTCAGAAACACAACATGTAAATACTGCTGAACCGAAATTTAGATATTGTACCGAAGTTTTATTAGATCAAGTCACAAAGTCGAAGGATGAAATTCAGATGGATTTAGCTCCGTATGGGGATTCTTTGATCGTGGCTGTAAATCGCAACAAGGCAAGAATTCATATTCATTCTAATCAACCAGATGAAGTATTACATTATTTAAGTAAGATTGGTCAGCCTATGCAACAAAAGGCAGATGACATGTTGCTACAATATCAAATCAATCAACAAAAAAAAGCGTCGATTGCATTAGTAACAGATTCAATTGCTGATATTCCTGCTGAGTATTTGTTAGCGAATCAAATTCACGTCCTGCCAATGAATATTTTGATTGGTGATACTAGTTATCTTGATAAACTAACGATTCAAAGTAAACAATTCTTTGAATTGACTAACGCGCTACATGACCGAGCAACTAGCTCACAACCAACTTTAAAGACTGTAGAGAATCTTTTTTCTTTTTTAGAAACGAGATATGAAGCAGTTATTGTTATTACAGTTGCAAAAAAATTAAGTGGCACATTTCATACAGTAAAGGAAGCGGCAAAGAAAAAAACATCCTCTGTGAAAATCGAAGTAATTGATTCCAAACTAAATTCTGCAGCGCAAGGCTTATTAGTGATGAATGCAAATGAATTGATCCAATCTGGAGTAGGTTTTGAAGACGTGGTGAAACACATCAAGAACAAGCGGAATAAGCTCAAAATAGTGGTTAGTGTAGATGATTTAGATCCGATGATCGAATCTGGCAGAATTCCACAATTTGCTGGTAAAATAGCAAAAAAAATTAATTTGAAACCGATTGTCAGTTTAAATGAAGCTGGAGAAGGGAAGCTGAGTGATTTTGCGTTTAGTTTGAAAGGGAATGAACGAAAGATTATTCAGCAATTAGAAAAACATCATAAGAAAAATAAAGTACGGCGCTATGTTGTCATCCATGCAGATGAAGAGGAACGAGCATTACAGTTGAAAAATAAATTAAGCGAAGCGTTAGGCTTTCAACCAAGTTACATGATGGATATTTCAACTGTGGTCGCGATGAGTGCGGGTCAAGGCAGTATAGCAGTAGCATTTGAAGAAGAAAGTGGGGATTAG
- a CDS encoding DUF2177 family protein — translation MNHFLKIFITAALAFLVLDFTWLLFIARKTYQEHLGSLLGTTKIMPAALFYVVYLFGVLFFVVYPALEKGSLMYALLAGAFLGFLCYATYDLTNLATIKDWPIFVATIDLIWGAFVTAATSGITVFVAQQFNWR, via the coding sequence ATGAATCATTTCTTGAAAATATTTATTACTGCAGCGCTGGCATTTTTAGTGCTTGATTTTACTTGGTTACTTTTCATTGCTAGAAAAACCTATCAAGAACATTTAGGTAGTTTACTAGGCACAACTAAAATAATGCCGGCAGCTCTATTTTATGTTGTTTATCTATTTGGTGTACTCTTTTTCGTTGTTTATCCTGCTCTTGAAAAAGGTAGTTTGATGTATGCCCTTTTAGCTGGCGCTTTTCTAGGGTTCCTATGTTACGCCACTTATGATTTAACGAATTTAGCTACCATTAAAGATTGGCCTATTTTCGTCGCGACGATTGATCTAATATGGGGCGCGTTTGTTACTGCAGCGACTAGTGGCATCACTGTTTTTGTTGCACAACAGTTTAACTGGAGGTAA
- the glyS gene encoding glycine--tRNA ligase subunit beta codes for MAKDLLLEIGLEEMPAHIVSPSRIQLENKIVKFLDENKLTYETVQSFSTPRRLAVRVTQLPEQQEDTQEEVKGPAKKIAQDSEGNWSKAAEGFVRGQGLTTEAITFKELNGVEYVYVTKQNHGQKTLDVLAGLKEVITSLTFPVTMHWADHEFEYIRPIHWIVALLDDEVIPFSVLDVTTGKKSRGHRFLGDDVTFDHSKEYEEKMKEQFVIVDPNERKTMITDQANQLAEKYHWTLDLDENLLEEVNNLVEYPTAFVGAFDEKYLSVPEEVLVTSMKEHQRYFDVRNEQGLLLPHFISVRNGDSVHIENVIKGNEKVLIARLEDAEFFYSEDKKLSIEECIEKLKSVTFHEKIGTIYEKMQRVGVIGQIIGKEVGLSNDELTDLKRASEIYKFDLVTNMVGEFPELQGIMGEKYALLQGEKPTVAQAIREHYLPTSSDGDLPESTIGAVLALADKLDSVFAFFAVGMIPSGSNDPYALRRQTYGVIRIIEEKGWQFPLVQLQMDIDAAVNADSEKYGVQLTSGQEEVIDFVKARLRQLLMTKDVRHDVIDAVISSEQKDLAKLFSSATILKKHLLDKDFRPSIEALTRVINLAKKGHDLLNQESEVDAALFENDAEKALHQAVDKIEEQFAENTMSENYQALVALRPLIEQYFEETMVMVEDEQVKVNRLKELNRIAKMSLSLASLDLLIVK; via the coding sequence ATGGCAAAAGACCTATTACTTGAAATTGGCTTGGAAGAAATGCCAGCACATATTGTCAGCCCAAGTCGCATACAATTAGAAAATAAAATCGTCAAATTTCTAGATGAAAATAAATTAACCTATGAAACGGTTCAAAGTTTTTCAACACCACGTCGTTTGGCGGTACGTGTAACGCAATTGCCAGAGCAGCAAGAAGATACGCAAGAAGAAGTCAAAGGACCTGCTAAAAAAATTGCTCAAGATAGTGAAGGCAATTGGAGCAAAGCAGCTGAAGGATTTGTTCGTGGTCAAGGGTTGACGACAGAGGCAATCACGTTTAAAGAGTTGAACGGTGTAGAGTATGTCTATGTGACCAAACAGAATCACGGTCAAAAAACACTTGATGTGCTAGCAGGTTTAAAAGAGGTTATTACTAGTCTGACCTTCCCTGTTACAATGCACTGGGCAGATCATGAATTTGAATATATCCGCCCAATTCATTGGATCGTGGCGTTACTAGATGATGAAGTGATTCCATTCTCTGTATTAGATGTGACAACGGGGAAAAAATCTCGCGGCCATCGCTTCTTAGGGGATGATGTGACATTTGATCATTCAAAAGAGTATGAAGAAAAGATGAAAGAACAATTTGTGATCGTTGATCCTAATGAAAGAAAAACGATGATCACGGATCAAGCCAATCAATTAGCTGAGAAATATCATTGGACGCTAGATTTAGACGAGAATTTATTGGAAGAAGTGAATAATTTAGTTGAATACCCAACCGCATTTGTGGGGGCTTTTGATGAAAAATATCTCTCTGTGCCAGAAGAAGTCTTAGTTACTTCAATGAAAGAACATCAGCGTTACTTTGATGTTCGTAATGAGCAAGGGTTATTACTTCCGCATTTTATTTCCGTAAGAAATGGCGACAGCGTCCATATTGAAAATGTGATCAAAGGCAATGAAAAAGTCTTGATAGCTCGTTTAGAAGATGCAGAATTTTTCTATAGTGAGGATAAAAAACTATCAATTGAAGAATGCATTGAAAAATTAAAAAGTGTTACGTTCCATGAAAAAATCGGAACAATTTATGAAAAAATGCAACGAGTAGGCGTTATTGGACAAATCATTGGAAAAGAAGTTGGGTTGTCAAATGATGAACTAACCGATTTAAAACGTGCTTCTGAAATTTATAAATTTGATTTAGTAACGAATATGGTGGGAGAATTCCCAGAGCTACAAGGAATCATGGGTGAAAAATATGCCTTGCTGCAAGGGGAAAAACCAACTGTAGCTCAAGCAATCCGTGAGCATTATTTACCAACATCAAGTGACGGTGACTTGCCAGAATCAACAATTGGAGCTGTATTAGCTTTAGCCGATAAACTAGATAGTGTCTTCGCATTCTTTGCGGTTGGCATGATTCCTAGCGGCTCTAATGATCCATATGCATTACGTCGACAAACATACGGTGTCATTCGAATCATCGAAGAAAAGGGCTGGCAGTTCCCGCTCGTTCAGTTACAAATGGATATCGATGCCGCCGTCAATGCGGACAGTGAAAAATATGGTGTTCAATTGACTAGTGGACAAGAAGAAGTGATTGATTTTGTAAAAGCTCGTCTGCGTCAACTGCTGATGACAAAAGATGTACGTCATGATGTCATTGATGCGGTGATTTCTTCCGAACAAAAAGATTTAGCCAAACTATTTTCATCTGCAACAATTTTGAAAAAGCATTTGTTGGATAAAGATTTTAGACCTTCTATTGAAGCGTTGACACGAGTGATTAATTTAGCTAAAAAAGGGCACGATTTATTAAACCAAGAAAGTGAAGTAGATGCAGCCTTATTTGAAAATGATGCGGAGAAAGCTCTACATCAAGCTGTTGATAAAATTGAAGAGCAGTTTGCTGAAAATACAATGTCCGAAAATTATCAAGCTTTAGTAGCACTACGCCCATTGATCGAACAATATTTCGAAGAAACAATGGTCATGGTAGAGGATGAACAAGTGAAAGTAAATCGTTTGAAGGAACTTAACCGAATTGCTAAAATGTCGTTATCGTTGGCTAGTTTGGATTTATTGATTGTAAAATAA